In Coleofasciculus sp. FACHB-1120, one genomic interval encodes:
- a CDS encoding CHASE2 domain-containing protein — MLKKSIWARLKQRLQQDRRIPIASSAVASCIIILRMAGLFQPWELAALDQLFRLRPPEPIDQRLVIVEINEKDLKQVGQWPIPDGVMATLLQKLNAFEPRAIGLDIYRDLPVPPGHEEFIKAGQTIPNLIGIELLKPEKSLGVAPSPVLNLLKQVGFNNVLIDADGKVRRSFLYAHVNNKLYTSFALQLALIYLKEKGITPRPSRVNPDYLQLGKGVFPTFRSNDGAYVKANATGYQILANFKQPNSFQIVSMVDILANRVQPSLLRDRIVLIGSTALSLQDFFYTPYSSRLNQSAQRISGVELQANFTSAILSAALDGRPLINTWPDLAESLWILVWSWIGACISWQSRLSRKSGLSILLAGAGLLGISYLAFLFGWWIPLIPPLLGLGGSAIAIVTHLAYLEEELKRSKEFLQKVINTIPDPIFVKDKEHRWIILNQAYCKFIGYPLETLLKKSPYDFFPKHEAEVFWQHNEQVFQGGEEQENEEEFTDILGTTYLIATKRSLHKDAAGNIFLVGVIRDITERKRIEEELKQTAAELIRSNAELKLSEDQMRHLAYHDPLTGLPNRKQFYERMIQSLEWSSSNNQVFALLFLDLDGFKQVNDTLGHDMGDLLLRMVAQRLTGCLRGSDTVSRLGGDEFTVILPAISRVQDAARVAEKTLSTLSQAFILNGQTIFLTVSIGISIYPLNGNTVDTLIKNADSAMYRAKEQGRNRFEFF, encoded by the coding sequence ATGCTAAAAAAAAGTATATGGGCAAGATTGAAGCAACGGCTTCAACAAGATCGCCGGATCCCGATCGCTTCGTCGGCTGTTGCCAGCTGCATCATTATCTTGCGGATGGCTGGGCTGTTTCAGCCCTGGGAGTTGGCAGCCTTAGACCAGTTGTTTCGTTTGCGTCCTCCAGAACCCATAGACCAGCGCCTGGTAATTGTCGAAATTAATGAAAAAGACTTAAAGCAGGTAGGACAATGGCCCATTCCTGACGGCGTCATGGCAACTCTGTTGCAAAAATTAAATGCCTTTGAGCCACGGGCGATTGGTTTAGATATTTATCGCGATCTCCCTGTCCCACCCGGTCATGAAGAATTCATCAAAGCTGGTCAAACTATCCCTAACTTAATCGGGATTGAACTACTGAAACCTGAAAAAAGCTTGGGCGTCGCACCATCCCCAGTATTAAACCTTCTCAAGCAAGTTGGTTTTAATAATGTACTCATTGATGCTGATGGGAAAGTGCGCCGTAGCTTTTTATATGCACACGTAAATAACAAGCTATATACAAGTTTTGCGCTCCAGTTGGCGTTAATTTATTTGAAGGAAAAAGGAATTACTCCTCGTCCGTCGCGGGTAAACCCCGATTATCTACAACTAGGAAAGGGCGTCTTTCCAACCTTCAGGTCAAATGATGGGGCTTATGTGAAGGCGAATGCTACAGGTTATCAAATATTAGCCAACTTTAAGCAGCCCAATAGCTTTCAGATTGTTTCAATGGTAGATATTCTGGCAAACCGCGTACAACCCAGCCTTCTGCGCGATCGCATTGTTTTGATTGGTTCAACCGCACTTAGCCTCCAGGATTTTTTCTACACCCCTTACAGCAGCAGGCTCAACCAAAGCGCACAAAGGATTTCAGGTGTTGAACTCCAAGCCAATTTTACCAGTGCGATCCTGAGCGCCGCCCTAGACGGACGCCCCTTGATCAATACTTGGCCCGATCTAGCGGAATCCTTATGGATTCTGGTTTGGTCGTGGATAGGTGCTTGTATTAGCTGGCAATCGCGTCTCTCCAGGAAGTCTGGTCTAAGTATTCTATTGGCTGGGGCTGGGTTGCTGGGTATTTCTTACCTCGCCTTTCTCTTCGGTTGGTGGATACCACTGATCCCTCCACTTCTGGGGCTTGGGGGATCTGCGATCGCAATTGTGACTCATCTAGCTTATTTGGAGGAGGAGTTAAAGCGATCTAAAGAGTTTTTGCAGAAGGTAATTAATACTATCCCCGACCCAATTTTTGTTAAAGATAAAGAACATCGTTGGATTATTTTAAACCAGGCATATTGTAAGTTTATTGGCTATCCTTTAGAAACCTTACTTAAAAAGTCTCCTTATGATTTTTTTCCTAAACATGAGGCTGAGGTTTTTTGGCAGCACAATGAGCAAGTATTTCAAGGGGGTGAAGAGCAAGAAAATGAAGAAGAATTTACGGATATCTTGGGCACGACTTACTTAATTGCTACCAAGCGATCGCTCCACAAAGATGCTGCTGGTAATATCTTTTTAGTTGGCGTCATCCGAGACATCACTGAACGCAAGCGGATAGAAGAAGAACTGAAGCAAACGGCGGCAGAGTTAATCCGTTCTAACGCTGAATTAAAGCTTTCAGAGGATCAGATGCGGCATCTGGCTTATCACGATCCGCTAACTGGTCTACCTAACCGCAAACAATTCTATGAACGCATGATTCAATCTCTAGAATGGAGTAGTAGTAATAACCAGGTGTTTGCTCTTTTGTTTCTTGACCTGGATGGCTTTAAGCAGGTTAATGATACGCTCGGACATGACATGGGCGACCTATTGTTGCGAATGGTTGCTCAACGGCTCACGGGTTGCTTGCGGGGCAGCGATACCGTATCACGTTTGGGTGGTGACGAATTTACAGTAATTTTACCTGCCATTAGTAGAGTGCAAGATGCTGCCAGAGTCGCAGAAAAGACTTTATCAACTCTATCTCAGGCGTTCATCCTCAACGGACAGACTATCTTTTTAACTGTCAGTATTGGTATTAGTATTTACCCTCTCAATGGAAATACTGTGGATACCTTAATTAAAAATGCTGACTCTGCTATGTATCGTGCTAAAGAGCAAGGTCGGAATCGATTTGAGTTCTTTTGA
- a CDS encoding vitamin K epoxide reductase family protein has protein sequence MSRRRSTPWIHRWSRLLIAAIAILGALVTGYLTVVKLTGGSAACPTSGCDQVLSSPYASIFGFPLTLFGLLAYLSMVAFALAPMAVNPVENKDLHSQLDHWTWLLLFAGGTAMTVFSGYLMYLLAFEIKAACLYCLASAFFSLSLLVLTLIGRAWEDWGQLFFTGIIVGMVALVSTLGVYATVKSPVASGDGSAGSQTFPITTVSSSAEVALAKHLEAVGAKMYGAFWCSHCHDQKQLFGKEAFSQINYIECADPKAPQQQAEICQKAGIQSYPSWEVNGKLVEPGVKSLEKLADLSSYTGPRNFQNSLPGL, from the coding sequence ATGAGCCGCCGACGTTCTACTCCTTGGATTCATCGCTGGTCCCGTCTACTGATTGCGGCGATCGCTATTTTAGGTGCCTTAGTGACAGGCTATCTAACCGTAGTCAAGCTAACCGGAGGCTCTGCTGCCTGTCCCACCAGCGGGTGCGATCAAGTCCTCTCCAGCCCCTACGCCAGTATCTTTGGTTTTCCCTTAACTTTGTTTGGCTTACTGGCTTATCTCAGCATGGTCGCTTTTGCCCTCGCTCCAATGGCAGTCAACCCAGTTGAAAATAAAGACCTGCATTCTCAACTAGACCACTGGACATGGCTGTTATTGTTTGCCGGTGGCACCGCCATGACGGTCTTCAGCGGCTACTTGATGTATTTGCTGGCATTTGAAATCAAAGCTGCTTGTCTCTACTGTCTTGCCTCCGCTTTCTTCTCCCTTAGCTTGTTAGTATTGACCTTGATCGGTCGCGCTTGGGAAGACTGGGGACAACTATTTTTTACCGGCATCATCGTAGGAATGGTAGCCCTGGTTAGTACTCTGGGCGTCTATGCCACTGTGAAGTCACCCGTCGCTTCAGGGGATGGCTCCGCCGGATCGCAAACATTTCCCATTACCACCGTCTCTAGCTCCGCAGAAGTTGCTTTAGCGAAACATCTTGAAGCGGTAGGAGCAAAGATGTACGGGGCTTTCTGGTGTTCTCACTGCCACGATCAAAAACAATTGTTCGGGAAAGAGGCATTCAGCCAAATCAATTATATTGAGTGTGCCGATCCCAAAGCACCACAGCAGCAGGCAGAAATCTGCCAAAAAGCAGGGATTCAAAGCTACCCTAGCTGGGAAGTCAACGGTAAATTGGTCGAGCCTGGTGTGAAATCTTTAGAAAAGCTGGCTGATTTATCGAGCTACACAGGTCCGCGCAACTTTCAGAACTCCTTGCCAGGGCTTTAA
- the btpA gene encoding photosystem I biogenesis protein BtpA — protein MDLNQIFKTPNPIIGVVHLLPLPTSPRWGGSLKAVIDRAEQEATALSAGGVNGLIVENFFDAPFTKNQVDPAVVSAMTLIVQRLMNLVTLPVGINVLRNDAHSAIAIASCVHAQFIRVNVLTGVMATDQGLIEGEANQLLRYRRELGSNVKILADVLVKHGRPLGTPNLTTAVQETIERGLADGVILSGWATGSPPTQEDLELATAAANGTPVFIGSGANWENISTLMQAADGVIVSSSLKRHGRIEQPIDPIRVSQFVEATRRSFAGKAEPKPVSSVTY, from the coding sequence GTGGACTTAAATCAAATCTTCAAGACACCGAATCCCATCATTGGCGTGGTTCATCTTCTGCCGCTGCCGACATCTCCCCGCTGGGGAGGTAGCTTGAAAGCGGTAATCGATCGAGCTGAACAGGAAGCAACAGCGCTGTCAGCGGGCGGTGTGAACGGCCTTATTGTGGAAAATTTCTTCGATGCCCCTTTTACCAAAAACCAGGTAGATCCAGCGGTCGTTAGTGCGATGACACTCATTGTCCAGCGGCTGATGAATTTGGTGACGTTACCTGTGGGCATTAATGTATTACGCAATGATGCTCATAGCGCGATCGCAATTGCATCCTGCGTCCACGCTCAGTTTATCCGCGTTAACGTCCTCACTGGCGTCATGGCAACTGACCAAGGGCTGATTGAGGGAGAGGCGAATCAATTGCTCCGTTACCGTCGAGAATTGGGCAGCAATGTAAAAATTTTGGCAGATGTCTTAGTCAAGCACGGTCGCCCCTTAGGTACCCCAAATCTAACCACAGCAGTGCAAGAGACGATTGAGCGGGGTTTGGCAGATGGCGTCATTTTAAGTGGCTGGGCGACGGGTAGCCCTCCGACTCAAGAAGACTTGGAACTAGCCACCGCCGCTGCCAATGGGACGCCCGTATTTATCGGCAGTGGTGCCAACTGGGAAAATATTTCTACGCTGATGCAAGCCGCAGATGGCGTGATTGTTTCCAGCTCTCTAAAGCGCCACGGGCGGATCGAGCAGCCCATCGATCCGATTCGGGTCAGCCAATTTGTGGAGGCAACCCGACGCAGCTTTGCAGGCAAAGCGGAACCCAAGCCAGTGTCCTCGGTCACTTATTAG